One Streptomyces sp. RPA4-2 genomic window carries:
- a CDS encoding carbohydrate ABC transporter permease, whose amino-acid sequence MSSTSTLTSTRAAPEPALPAARRRGRRRGGLNTPRLLWLTVPSLVWFAVFSVGPLVAMSVISTLRWKGLIYDPSYVGTDNIRHVFSDPVFHDALRNSAVQVAVVIPVMIPLAFMLGYHLSTRPRGYRLLSVLYFSPGLISISITGMIFYGVLSPNGGTNGLLNAAGLNSLAHSWLADPSTALPSLIAIDLWRGVGWTAVLFASRLAGVPGDVIEAARIDGAGRFRIMWQVAFPMVKDYVRTLTMLQFLWTLFTSAALILLLTKGGPGTSSTTLSYLVYEKAFSQSDLGYSQVVGVVLLLIGVVGMLLIRTLLRSPLEKIS is encoded by the coding sequence ATGTCATCGACCAGCACACTGACCAGCACCCGCGCCGCGCCTGAGCCCGCACTGCCGGCCGCCCGCCGACGCGGACGGCGCCGCGGCGGCCTGAACACCCCCCGTCTGCTGTGGCTGACGGTCCCGTCCCTCGTGTGGTTCGCCGTCTTCTCGGTGGGGCCGCTGGTGGCGATGTCCGTCATCTCCACCCTGCGCTGGAAGGGCCTCATCTACGACCCCAGCTACGTCGGCACCGACAACATCCGACACGTGTTCAGCGACCCCGTCTTCCACGACGCGCTGCGCAACAGCGCCGTGCAGGTCGCCGTCGTCATCCCTGTGATGATCCCGCTGGCCTTCATGCTCGGCTACCACCTGAGCACCAGACCGCGCGGCTACCGCCTGCTGTCCGTGCTGTACTTCTCGCCGGGCCTGATCTCCATCTCCATCACAGGGATGATCTTCTACGGGGTGCTGTCGCCGAACGGCGGCACCAACGGCCTGCTCAATGCAGCGGGCCTGAATTCGCTCGCGCACTCCTGGCTCGCCGACCCCAGCACCGCCCTGCCCAGCCTGATCGCCATCGACCTGTGGCGCGGCGTCGGATGGACCGCCGTGCTGTTCGCTTCCCGGCTGGCCGGCGTCCCCGGCGACGTGATCGAGGCGGCCAGGATCGATGGCGCCGGACGCTTCCGCATCATGTGGCAGGTCGCCTTCCCGATGGTGAAGGACTACGTCCGCACCCTGACGATGCTCCAGTTCCTCTGGACACTGTTCACCTCCGCCGCACTGATCCTGCTGCTCACCAAGGGCGGACCCGGCACCTCGTCCACCACGTTGTCCTACCTGGTGTACGAGAAGGCCTTCTCGCAGAGCGACCTCGGCTACAGCCAGGTCGTCGGTGTCGTCCTGCTGCTCATCGGCGTCGTCGGGATGCTCCTGATCCGCACGCTGCTGCGCAGCCCCCTGGAGAAGATCTCATGA
- a CDS encoding carbohydrate ABC transporter permease has translation MTIPTSWLSRAHAQGHEHARLVRRSRRRSAGPLAVPLSWLYALLLAAPLYYLAASALKTNIEIFNHPFALPEHWLWHNFRTAWQTADLGQALLNSLLISAVAIVLTLGLALPASFALARLDNRLSRLVTGTFSVGFLIPPFAALIPTVILAIKIHMFYTREFQMLFLPASALPLSVLLLTQFMKTVPPALVESAALDGAGNWRVLINVFIPIAMPGVVSVVILQLLTFWNEYLFSLSITGTAPDVRTAQVALPTLISDSTDFGVLTAGTVLTLLPVYVAYSLANRRMQEALTAGAVKG, from the coding sequence ATGACCATCCCCACCTCCTGGCTCTCCCGCGCCCACGCGCAGGGCCACGAACACGCCCGTCTCGTACGGCGCTCCCGGCGACGCAGCGCCGGACCGCTCGCCGTCCCGCTGTCCTGGCTGTACGCCCTGCTGCTCGCCGCACCCCTCTACTACCTCGCGGCGAGCGCGCTCAAGACCAACATCGAGATCTTCAACCATCCCTTCGCACTCCCCGAGCACTGGCTGTGGCACAACTTCCGCACCGCCTGGCAGACCGCGGACCTCGGACAGGCACTGCTGAACTCACTGCTGATCTCCGCCGTCGCGATCGTGCTGACGCTGGGCCTCGCGCTGCCCGCGTCCTTCGCGCTGGCCCGGCTGGACAACCGGCTCTCCCGGCTGGTCACCGGCACCTTCTCGGTGGGCTTCCTGATCCCGCCCTTCGCGGCGCTGATCCCCACCGTGATCCTCGCGATCAAGATCCACATGTTCTACACGCGCGAGTTCCAGATGCTCTTCCTGCCGGCGAGCGCGCTGCCGCTGTCGGTGCTGCTGCTCACGCAGTTCATGAAGACCGTGCCGCCCGCCCTGGTGGAGTCCGCGGCGCTGGACGGCGCGGGCAACTGGCGGGTGCTGATCAACGTGTTCATCCCGATCGCCATGCCCGGCGTGGTGAGCGTGGTGATCCTGCAACTGCTCACCTTCTGGAACGAATACCTCTTCTCGCTGAGCATCACCGGCACCGCACCCGACGTCCGCACCGCCCAGGTCGCGCTGCCCACCCTGATCTCCGACTCGACCGACTTCGGCGTGCTCACCGCCGGCACCGTGCTGACCCTTCTGCCGGTGTACGTCGCCTACTCGCTCGCCAACCGCCGTATGCAAGAGGCACTCACCGCAGGAGCGGTCAAGGGATGA
- a CDS encoding glycoside hydrolase family 2 protein yields MTLSTELSTGSGTGSASGTGTAADASTPPATRHDLGGEWQLTWLAGPDDTPAAVRDAALPAQVPGEVHTALLAAGHLTDPDVGLGEMTQDWVGRSQWSYRRSFDFTPVPGTRTDLVADGLDTVAEVYVNGRHVAAARDQHLVHRWPVDDVLGPGDNTIEVRFDSAWDAALAHERAHGPLPSPYDEPYAHIRKTAANFGWDWGPHYVTAGIWRGIRLETYAGRIDHIRPLVRLAADHGTAEVTAHVRVEAPAGARVLVELTGPDGRSAGNATGQVVGEEAVLKLAVTNPEPWWPVGLGAQPLYRLTARLDASDGTVLDETAVRVGLRSVVVDETPDALGTRWALVVNGSTVRVRGYNWIPDDTLPSRETPQRVVARIDQAVAGNANLLRVWGGGHFADEHFLDACDERGLLVWHDFLFACAAYCEDEETAALVTAEAEQAVARMSPHPSLVVWCGGNETVLGRHHWGWADQIGERGWGAHYYLDVLPDVLARLDPTRPYVPNSPWSGSLDADPAADTHGLSHLWDAWNEADYAHYRDHDPSFVAEMGWCGPAAWTTLERVLDGENPGPASSLTRHHLRAIDGMHKLTRGLQPHVPTPAEGADWHFATQLVQARAVAAGVEWLRSRKRCAGTVVWQLNDCWPAISWSAVDVAGIEKPLWYALRHSFAPRLATVQPVSPGPTHDPTGTAGLALTLVNDSAADWTSQVSVFRISLDGRELARTRLEVSCPPSGLLTLPLDPVVAAPTDPHSELLIVETDGARTTWAYRPDRALTPPPPARTVTTSYADGALALTVTAESVLRDICVFPDRLAAALGLPAHALTSDTSLVTLLPGETHTFRLTARDGSALSEARIPEPVLRLAVRSAEELTT; encoded by the coding sequence ATGACACTCAGCACTGAACTCAGCACCGGCTCCGGTACGGGCTCAGCCTCCGGTACCGGCACCGCCGCCGACGCCTCGACGCCGCCCGCGACCCGCCACGACCTCGGCGGCGAGTGGCAGCTGACCTGGCTGGCGGGCCCGGACGACACGCCCGCCGCGGTTCGGGACGCCGCACTGCCCGCCCAGGTGCCCGGCGAGGTGCACACCGCACTGCTCGCCGCAGGCCACCTGACCGACCCGGACGTGGGGCTCGGCGAGATGACACAGGACTGGGTGGGCCGCTCCCAGTGGTCCTACCGCCGCTCCTTCGACTTCACGCCCGTGCCCGGCACCCGTACCGACCTGGTCGCCGACGGCCTGGACACGGTCGCCGAGGTGTACGTCAACGGTCGGCACGTCGCCGCCGCCCGCGACCAGCACCTCGTCCACCGCTGGCCCGTGGACGACGTACTGGGCCCCGGCGACAACACCATCGAGGTGCGCTTCGACTCCGCCTGGGACGCCGCTCTCGCCCACGAGCGCGCGCACGGCCCGTTGCCCTCGCCCTACGACGAGCCGTACGCCCACATCCGCAAGACGGCCGCCAACTTCGGCTGGGACTGGGGGCCGCACTACGTCACCGCCGGCATCTGGCGGGGCATCAGGCTGGAGACCTACGCGGGCCGTATCGACCACATACGCCCGCTGGTCCGGCTCGCCGCCGACCACGGCACCGCCGAAGTCACCGCGCACGTACGGGTCGAAGCCCCCGCAGGCGCCCGCGTCCTGGTCGAACTGACCGGCCCGGACGGTCGGTCGGCCGGCAACGCCACCGGCCAGGTCGTGGGGGAGGAGGCGGTGCTGAAGCTCGCCGTCACCAACCCGGAACCCTGGTGGCCAGTGGGCCTGGGCGCCCAGCCGCTCTACCGGCTGACCGCCCGCCTCGACGCCTCGGACGGCACGGTACTGGACGAGACGGCGGTACGCGTCGGACTGCGTTCGGTCGTCGTGGACGAGACCCCGGACGCGCTCGGCACCCGCTGGGCCCTGGTCGTCAACGGCTCCACCGTACGGGTCCGCGGCTACAACTGGATCCCCGACGACACCCTGCCCAGCCGCGAGACACCGCAGCGCGTCGTCGCCCGTATCGATCAGGCCGTGGCCGGCAACGCCAACCTGCTGCGGGTGTGGGGCGGCGGCCATTTCGCCGACGAGCACTTTCTGGACGCCTGCGACGAGCGGGGCCTACTGGTCTGGCACGACTTCCTCTTCGCCTGCGCCGCCTACTGCGAGGACGAGGAGACCGCGGCGCTGGTCACCGCGGAGGCCGAGCAGGCGGTGGCCAGGATGTCCCCGCACCCGAGCCTGGTGGTGTGGTGCGGCGGCAACGAGACGGTGCTCGGCCGCCACCACTGGGGCTGGGCGGACCAGATCGGCGAACGCGGCTGGGGTGCGCACTACTACCTGGACGTGCTGCCCGACGTGCTGGCCCGGCTCGACCCGACCCGCCCGTACGTGCCCAACTCGCCCTGGTCCGGAAGCCTCGACGCCGACCCGGCCGCTGACACGCACGGCCTGAGCCATCTGTGGGACGCCTGGAACGAGGCGGACTACGCGCACTACCGGGACCACGATCCTTCCTTCGTCGCCGAGATGGGATGGTGCGGGCCCGCCGCCTGGACGACCCTCGAGCGGGTGCTCGACGGGGAGAACCCCGGGCCCGCCTCGTCGCTGACCCGGCATCACCTGCGGGCCATCGACGGCATGCACAAGCTGACCCGTGGCCTCCAGCCGCACGTGCCCACTCCCGCGGAGGGCGCGGACTGGCACTTCGCCACGCAGTTGGTGCAGGCCCGGGCGGTCGCCGCGGGCGTGGAATGGCTGCGGTCGCGGAAGCGGTGCGCGGGCACGGTGGTGTGGCAGCTCAACGACTGCTGGCCGGCGATCAGTTGGTCGGCGGTCGACGTGGCCGGCATCGAGAAGCCCCTCTGGTACGCACTCAGGCACTCCTTCGCGCCGCGCCTGGCGACCGTGCAGCCCGTGAGCCCCGGCCCGACGCACGACCCGACAGGTACCGCGGGCCTCGCTCTGACACTCGTCAACGACTCGGCGGCAGACTGGACATCACAAGTGTCGGTGTTCCGCATCTCGCTGGACGGCCGGGAGTTGGCCCGCACCCGGCTTGAGGTGAGCTGCCCGCCGAGCGGCCTGCTCACCCTGCCGCTGGACCCGGTCGTGGCGGCGCCGACGGACCCGCATTCCGAGCTGCTGATCGTGGAAACGGACGGTGCGCGTACCACCTGGGCCTACCGCCCGGATCGCGCCCTGACCCCGCCTCCGCCCGCCCGCACGGTGACCACGTCCTACGCGGACGGCGCGCTGGCCCTGACAGTGACCGCGGAGTCGGTGCTGCGCGACATCTGCGTCTTCCCGGACCGGCTGGCCGCCGCGCTGGGCCTCCCCGCGCACGCCCTGACGTCCGACACCTCCCTGGTCACCCTCCTCCCGGGCGAGACCCACACCTTCCGCCTCACCGCCCGGGACGGCAGCGCGCTGAGCGAAGCCAGGATCCCCGAGCCGGTGCTGCGGCTGGCGGTCCGCTCGGCGGAGGAACTGACCACGTGA
- a CDS encoding ROK family protein, whose amino-acid sequence MVVCSDDLTVLDRAEAATPAREGGRAMVGAALDALAPLLARTPGRLVGAGIGAAGVVDSANGRILVASDSFRGWAGFAVTSAVEDALGVPAYLDNDVNAFLYGEVYGGAVRGEADVLGMTLGTGVGGALWTNGALYTGPHGAAGEIGHIPGFGDLPCSCGGRGHLETLASGRSIGARYADRTGHRRTAREVAEAAVRGDDDALAVYRAAGAGVARAIVITAGVADITTVVVGGGVSRAWPLLEPFILSALAADPPISGHPVRLVRAALDSDAVPVGAAARVRGELGTGVKATT is encoded by the coding sequence GTGGTGGTCTGCTCCGACGACCTGACGGTCCTCGACCGTGCGGAGGCCGCCACCCCGGCGCGCGAGGGCGGCCGGGCCATGGTCGGCGCGGCGCTCGACGCGCTGGCCCCGCTGCTGGCCCGTACCCCGGGCCGCCTGGTGGGCGCCGGCATCGGCGCCGCCGGGGTGGTGGACTCCGCGAACGGCCGCATCCTGGTCGCCAGCGACTCCTTCCGCGGCTGGGCCGGCTTCGCCGTCACCTCCGCCGTCGAGGACGCCCTCGGCGTCCCGGCCTACCTGGACAACGACGTCAACGCCTTCCTCTACGGGGAGGTCTACGGCGGGGCGGTGCGCGGCGAGGCCGACGTCCTCGGCATGACCCTCGGGACCGGCGTCGGCGGCGCCCTGTGGACCAACGGCGCCCTGTACACGGGTCCGCACGGCGCGGCCGGCGAGATCGGGCACATCCCCGGATTCGGAGACCTGCCCTGTTCCTGCGGCGGCCGCGGCCACCTGGAGACGCTGGCCTCCGGCCGCTCCATCGGCGCTCGTTACGCCGACCGCACCGGTCACCGCCGCACCGCCCGTGAAGTCGCCGAGGCCGCTGTCCGAGGCGACGACGACGCTCTCGCGGTGTACCGCGCCGCGGGGGCGGGCGTCGCCCGTGCGATCGTGATCACGGCGGGAGTCGCCGATATCACCACGGTGGTCGTCGGCGGTGGCGTCAGCCGCGCGTGGCCCCTGCTGGAACCCTTCATCCTGTCCGCCCTCGCCGCCGACCCTCCGATCAGCGGTCACCCCGTCCGCCTGGTCCGGGCCGCCTTGGACTCCGACGCCGTCCCGGTCGGCGCCGCCGCCCGCGTCCGAGGCGAACTGGGCACGGGAGTGAAGGCAACGACGTAA
- a CDS encoding dipeptide ABC transporter ATP-binding protein has protein sequence MTATTKGSPARAAAPGPILELADLGVVFTTETGEVPAVKGVSLQVRPGETLALVGESGSGKSTIALAAMGLLTGNARTTGSAVIDGTEIVGASENGLAALRGQTASMVFQEPATALDPLTRVGKQIAEVIRNHREVTSRDAAAEAVDLLRRVGIPEPEKRARAYPFQLSGGQRQRVVIAMAIANEPRLLIADEPTTALDVTVQAEILDLLRRLAIETGTGVLLVTHNMGVVADFADRVAVMYHGQIVETGPVEDVLLRPAHDYTRRLLAAVPRLSVAEAADATGLPATTEPAPTRRPAAEPSSRPAGSDGPEDQPVVELRDISVVFGRGKGAVHALDGVSFRVGAAETLGLVGESGSGKSTAARVALGLIPPTSGTVSLFGADLGRTRARARRALRAGIGVVLQDPVASLDARMTIGECIAEPLRIHRRDLSAKDRQAKIAAVLDQVRLSREVARRTPRELSGGQRQRVSLARALVLEPRLLVADEPTSALDVSVQEAVLEVITELQGELGFSCLFVSHDLAVVQHFAQRVVVMRAGRIEEQGSTGTTLLHPETDYTRRLLAAVPVPDPVVQRGRRAERLAALAVSRTEART, from the coding sequence ATGACCGCCACCACCAAGGGCTCCCCCGCCCGCGCCGCGGCACCCGGTCCGATCCTCGAACTCGCCGACCTCGGCGTCGTCTTCACCACCGAGACCGGCGAGGTACCCGCGGTCAAGGGCGTGTCCCTGCAGGTCCGACCGGGCGAGACGCTGGCTCTCGTCGGCGAGTCCGGCTCCGGCAAGTCGACGATCGCGCTCGCCGCGATGGGCCTGCTCACCGGGAACGCCCGCACCACCGGCAGCGCCGTCATCGACGGTACGGAGATCGTCGGCGCCTCGGAGAACGGCCTCGCGGCGCTGCGCGGCCAGACCGCCTCCATGGTGTTCCAGGAACCGGCCACCGCGCTCGACCCGCTCACCCGCGTCGGGAAGCAGATCGCCGAGGTGATCCGCAACCATCGCGAGGTGACCTCCAGGGACGCCGCCGCCGAGGCCGTCGACCTGCTGCGCCGGGTCGGCATCCCCGAGCCGGAGAAGCGTGCCCGCGCCTACCCGTTCCAGCTCTCCGGCGGACAGCGCCAGCGAGTCGTCATCGCCATGGCCATCGCCAACGAGCCCAGGCTGCTCATCGCCGATGAGCCGACCACCGCCCTCGACGTGACCGTGCAGGCCGAGATCCTCGACCTGCTGCGTCGGCTGGCCATCGAGACCGGCACCGGCGTGCTGCTCGTCACCCACAACATGGGCGTCGTCGCCGACTTCGCGGACCGGGTCGCGGTCATGTACCACGGGCAGATCGTGGAGACCGGGCCGGTCGAGGACGTCCTGCTGCGCCCCGCCCACGACTACACCCGGCGCCTGCTGGCCGCCGTGCCCCGACTGTCCGTCGCCGAGGCCGCGGACGCGACCGGCCTGCCCGCCACGACCGAGCCGGCCCCCACGCGCCGTCCGGCGGCCGAACCGTCCTCCCGGCCCGCCGGGTCCGACGGCCCCGAGGACCAACCGGTGGTCGAACTACGGGACATCAGCGTGGTGTTCGGCCGTGGCAAGGGCGCCGTGCACGCCCTCGACGGGGTGTCGTTCCGGGTCGGGGCGGCGGAGACCCTGGGTCTGGTCGGGGAATCCGGCTCCGGCAAGTCGACCGCCGCCCGGGTCGCGCTCGGCCTGATCCCACCCACGTCCGGCACCGTCTCCCTGTTCGGCGCCGACCTCGGCCGCACCCGCGCCCGGGCCCGCCGTGCGCTGCGCGCCGGCATCGGTGTCGTCCTCCAGGACCCGGTGGCCTCCCTCGACGCCCGGATGACCATCGGCGAGTGCATCGCCGAACCGCTCCGGATACACCGTCGCGACCTGTCCGCCAAGGACCGGCAAGCCAAGATCGCCGCCGTCCTCGACCAGGTACGGCTGTCACGCGAAGTCGCCCGGCGCACGCCCCGCGAACTCTCCGGGGGACAGCGCCAGCGGGTCAGCCTGGCCCGCGCCCTGGTGCTGGAACCCCGGCTGCTGGTCGCGGACGAACCCACCAGCGCGCTCGACGTGAGCGTGCAGGAGGCGGTCCTGGAGGTGATCACCGAACTCCAGGGTGAACTGGGCTTCTCCTGTCTGTTCGTCTCCCACGACCTCGCGGTTGTTCAGCACTTCGCCCAGCGCGTCGTCGTGATGCGTGCCGGCCGGATCGAGGAGCAGGGCTCCACCGGGACGACCCTGTTGCATCCCGAGACCGACTACACCCGCCGTCTGCTGGCCGCCGTGCCGGTGCCCGACCCGGTGGTGCAGCGGGGCCGCAGGGCCGAGCGCCTGGCCGCTCTCGCGGTAAGCCGTACGGAGGCCCGGACGTGA
- a CDS encoding ABC transporter permease, translated as MSAVIQPDTSPAKAAAPREATSARLAVRRFLRNRLAVVGLAVVVLFILFCFAGPLVYSTDQTHTMLQQVNLAPNGAHWLGTDAVGHDELGRLMYGGKVSLIVGLAAGVLATCIGTLWGAAAGYAGGWIDAVMMRIVDAGIAIPALFILLVVSAITTPGLPGLVLILGLVSWLVPSRLVRAETLTLKNRDYVLTLRAIGGTHARAILRHILPNSVSTVIVAATFQVADAILLVAYVSYLGMGVRPPQTDWGGMLSAGLTAAYSGYWWLIVPPGLAIILVVWAFNAIGDGLRDAFDVRGRG; from the coding sequence ATGAGCGCCGTCATCCAGCCGGACACTTCCCCGGCGAAGGCCGCCGCTCCGCGTGAGGCCACCAGCGCACGGCTCGCCGTCCGCCGCTTCCTGCGCAACAGGCTGGCCGTCGTCGGACTCGCCGTCGTGGTCCTCTTCATCCTGTTCTGCTTCGCCGGTCCGCTCGTGTACTCCACCGACCAGACCCACACCATGCTCCAGCAGGTCAACCTCGCTCCCAACGGCGCCCACTGGCTGGGCACCGACGCCGTCGGCCACGACGAGCTGGGTCGGCTGATGTACGGCGGCAAGGTCTCGCTGATCGTCGGCCTCGCCGCGGGCGTCCTCGCCACCTGCATCGGCACGCTGTGGGGCGCAGCCGCCGGTTACGCGGGTGGCTGGATCGACGCCGTCATGATGCGGATCGTCGATGCCGGCATCGCGATCCCCGCGCTGTTCATCCTGTTGGTGGTCTCCGCCATCACCACGCCGGGCCTCCCCGGACTCGTCCTCATCCTGGGCCTGGTGTCCTGGCTGGTGCCGTCCCGGCTGGTCCGCGCCGAGACACTGACCCTGAAGAACCGGGACTACGTCCTGACCCTGCGTGCCATCGGCGGCACACACGCCCGGGCGATCCTTCGGCACATCCTGCCGAACTCGGTCTCGACCGTCATCGTCGCCGCGACCTTCCAGGTCGCCGACGCCATCCTGCTGGTCGCGTACGTCTCCTATCTGGGCATGGGAGTCCGGCCGCCGCAGACCGACTGGGGCGGCATGCTCTCCGCCGGTCTCACCGCCGCCTACTCCGGCTACTGGTGGCTCATCGTGCCGCCCGGCCTGGCCATCATCCTGGTGGTGTGGGCGTTCAACGCGATCGGGGACGGACTCCGCGACGCATTCGATGTGAGGGGACGCGGATGA
- a CDS encoding ABC transporter permease: MSTSSYLIRRVLQAVAVIVIVTIVVFGLLHALPGGPARGILGPQATAQQIARFNHEQGLDKSLPVQYFHYLGQLVQGDLGTSYTLNEPVSQLIAERLPKTLVLTLLSALVGLVLAIPLGMWQAVRRNKATDYIITTLSFIAYSTPVYFLGLILVLVFSQELAWFPSQAPQGETLGQVFSDPQALVLPVVAGAASMVAVFSRYMRAATLENLSEDYVRTARAGGSRSRAILGRHVFRNSLTPVVAMLGYYIPVLFGGALVVEQLFNYPGMGLLFWTAAQSSDYPVLLGCVLVIAVATVTGTLLADIVQRIIDPRVKAGRA, translated from the coding sequence ATGAGCACTTCCTCGTATCTGATCAGACGCGTCCTCCAGGCCGTCGCGGTGATCGTCATCGTGACGATCGTCGTCTTCGGCCTGCTGCACGCCCTTCCCGGAGGCCCCGCACGCGGGATCCTCGGACCCCAGGCCACCGCACAGCAGATCGCCCGCTTCAACCACGAACAGGGCCTGGACAAGTCCCTGCCCGTGCAGTACTTCCACTACCTCGGCCAGCTGGTGCAGGGGGACCTCGGGACCTCGTACACCCTCAACGAGCCGGTCTCCCAGCTCATCGCCGAACGGCTGCCGAAGACTCTGGTCCTCACCCTGCTGTCGGCTCTCGTCGGCCTCGTCCTCGCGATACCGCTGGGCATGTGGCAGGCCGTGCGCCGCAACAAGGCGACTGACTACATCATCACCACGCTGAGCTTCATCGCCTACTCCACGCCCGTGTACTTCCTCGGGCTGATCCTGGTGCTGGTCTTCAGCCAGGAACTGGCGTGGTTCCCCTCGCAGGCTCCGCAGGGCGAGACCCTGGGCCAGGTGTTCTCCGACCCGCAGGCCCTGGTGCTGCCGGTCGTCGCGGGCGCGGCCTCCATGGTCGCGGTGTTCAGCCGGTACATGCGCGCGGCCACCCTGGAGAACCTCTCCGAGGACTACGTCCGCACCGCCAGGGCCGGCGGCTCCCGTTCCCGCGCCATCCTGGGGCGGCACGTGTTCCGTAACTCGCTGACGCCCGTGGTGGCCATGCTCGGCTACTACATCCCGGTGCTCTTCGGCGGTGCCCTGGTCGTCGAGCAGCTCTTCAACTACCCCGGCATGGGGCTGCTGTTCTGGACGGCGGCACAGTCCTCCGACTACCCGGTCCTCCTGGGCTGCGTCCTGGTGATCGCCGTCGCCACCGTCACCGGCACCCTGCTCGCCGACATCGTCCAGCGCATCATCGACCCCCGAGTGAAGGCAGGCCGGGCATGA
- a CDS encoding peptide ABC transporter substrate-binding protein, which produces MFLDHTVAGRRWALVAGAAVITGALVTGCSGGGTSSSGSASSDTINYALPANFTPNWILPIGTASHLNTNNSSISQAAWEPLIAYDGSTGKVGWNKDNSLATEAQFAPDSKSVTITLDQRHWSDGKPITSRDVEFWFNLVKADKADWASYSPGKAPDNWTTFKTVDDTHFTITFDKAYNQEWMLANELSMIRPIPQHVWDKTSDSGAVSDLDRTAAGAKQVWTYLNNAAKKISGYATDPLWKTVSGPYTIKSFSTAGTVELTANAKYDGGGKANIKNVNLLPFTTTDAEENALRAGTVDYGYINATDLGQESAFKAKGYSVKPWSGWAITYMPYNFNNPAMGPVFKQLYARQAIQMSVDQTTLSKVVFNGSAVSTYGPIPQGQESSFVSSEQKNNPYPFDAVKAKKLLTDHGWTEQGGTMVCNDPGTGANQCGAGVDKGTKFEMQVLSQSGSTVTDNMMSALQSSFAKTGIKFGIKTAPVNSVLSQAGQCTPDKSGCKWQLSFFGTAGSWYFPAYPSGDSLFATGGGSNFGSYSNPEVDKLITETTTSSSNEAVQKYSTALAKDLPVIWLPEPDYQISVVKNGLGGFAQDSLANFHPAMWKWTK; this is translated from the coding sequence ATGTTCCTTGATCACACGGTCGCCGGCCGCCGCTGGGCCCTCGTCGCGGGTGCCGCCGTCATCACCGGCGCGCTGGTCACCGGCTGTTCCGGCGGCGGTACCTCGTCCTCCGGTTCGGCGTCGTCGGACACGATCAACTACGCCCTCCCTGCGAACTTCACGCCGAACTGGATCCTCCCGATCGGCACCGCCTCGCACCTGAACACCAACAACTCCTCCATATCCCAGGCCGCCTGGGAGCCGCTGATCGCGTACGACGGCTCCACCGGCAAGGTCGGCTGGAACAAGGACAACTCCCTCGCCACCGAAGCGCAGTTCGCCCCGGACAGCAAGAGCGTGACGATCACCCTCGACCAGCGGCACTGGAGCGACGGCAAGCCGATCACCTCACGCGACGTGGAGTTCTGGTTCAACCTGGTCAAGGCCGACAAGGCGGACTGGGCCAGCTACAGCCCGGGCAAGGCGCCGGACAACTGGACCACCTTCAAGACGGTCGACGACACGCACTTCACGATCACCTTCGACAAGGCCTACAACCAGGAGTGGATGCTCGCCAACGAGCTGAGCATGATCCGCCCGATCCCGCAGCACGTCTGGGACAAGACCAGCGACTCGGGCGCCGTCTCCGACCTCGACCGCACCGCCGCCGGCGCCAAGCAGGTCTGGACGTACCTCAACAACGCCGCCAAGAAGATCTCCGGCTACGCGACCGACCCGCTGTGGAAGACGGTCAGCGGCCCGTACACCATCAAGTCGTTCTCCACCGCGGGCACGGTCGAGCTGACCGCCAACGCGAAGTACGACGGCGGCGGCAAGGCCAACATCAAGAACGTCAATCTGCTGCCGTTCACCACCACCGACGCCGAGGAGAACGCCCTCCGCGCCGGCACCGTCGACTACGGCTACATCAACGCCACGGACCTGGGCCAGGAGTCGGCCTTCAAGGCCAAGGGCTACTCGGTGAAGCCGTGGAGCGGCTGGGCGATCACCTACATGCCGTACAACTTCAACAACCCCGCCATGGGCCCGGTGTTCAAGCAGCTGTACGCCCGCCAGGCGATCCAGATGTCGGTGGACCAGACCACCCTCTCCAAGGTGGTCTTCAACGGCAGCGCCGTCTCCACCTACGGCCCGATTCCGCAGGGCCAGGAGTCGTCCTTCGTCTCCTCCGAGCAGAAGAACAACCCGTACCCCTTCGACGCCGTCAAGGCCAAGAAGCTGCTCACCGACCACGGATGGACCGAGCAGGGCGGCACCATGGTGTGCAACGACCCCGGTACCGGAGCCAACCAGTGTGGCGCGGGCGTCGACAAGGGCACCAAGTTCGAGATGCAGGTGCTGTCCCAGTCCGGCTCGACCGTGACCGACAACATGATGAGTGCGCTGCAGTCGTCGTTCGCGAAGACCGGCATCAAGTTCGGCATCAAGACCGCCCCGGTCAACTCCGTCCTGTCGCAGGCCGGACAGTGCACCCCCGACAAGTCGGGCTGCAAGTGGCAGCTGTCCTTCTTCGGCACCGCGGGCAGCTGGTACTTCCCCGCCTACCCGAGCGGTGACTCGCTCTTCGCCACCGGCGGTGGCTCCAACTTCGGCAGCTACTCCAACCCCGAGGTCGACAAGCTGATCACCGAGACCACCACGTCCTCCTCGAACGAGGCGGTGCAGAAGTACAGCACCGCACTCGCCAAGGACCTCCCCGTGATCTGGCTGCCGGAGCCCGACTACCAGATCTCCGTGGTCAAGAACGGCCTCGGCGGCTTCGCCCAGGACTCGCTCGCCAACTTCCACCCCGCCATGTGGAAGTGGACCAAGTAA